In Ectothiorhodospiraceae bacterium 2226, a single window of DNA contains:
- the ftsW gene encoding putative lipid II flippase FtsW: MTAPVQGATPLPPGTVRRPLLPVDLRLPLATVALLALGLVMVASASVTIAERQAADPLYYFWRQGLYVLLGLALAFSVLRVPLRSWAAASPWLVVAAFGLLVVVLIPGVGHEVNGSVRWLRLGVFNVQVSEPVKLFAVIYLAGYLVRHGEAARTTWGGVLKPLALLGVLSLLLLMQPDFGAAAVMLVTALGVLFLAGARLLHFGALLLALGAALAALAITSPYRLGRLTSFMDPWADPFNSGFQLTQALIAFGRGEWFGVGLGSGIQKLFYLPEAHTDFLFAVLAEELGLIGGLVVVTLFALLIWRALVIARLAERAQMAFGAYLAYGLALWIGLQAFINLGVSMGVLPTKGLTLPLMSYGGSSMVVTLVALALLLRVEYEARHGEETRA; encoded by the coding sequence ATGACGGCGCCGGTGCAAGGCGCCACGCCGCTGCCGCCGGGTACCGTGCGCCGGCCGCTGCTGCCGGTGGACCTGCGCCTGCCGCTGGCGACCGTCGCGCTGCTCGCGTTGGGGCTGGTAATGGTCGCCTCGGCCTCGGTCACCATCGCCGAACGTCAGGCCGCCGATCCTCTCTATTACTTCTGGCGCCAGGGTCTGTACGTGCTGCTCGGCTTGGCGCTGGCCTTCAGCGTGTTGCGGGTGCCGCTGCGCTCCTGGGCGGCGGCCTCGCCCTGGCTGGTCGTGGCGGCGTTCGGCCTTTTGGTGGTGGTGCTGATCCCGGGCGTGGGCCACGAGGTGAACGGCAGCGTGCGCTGGCTGCGCCTCGGCGTGTTCAACGTGCAGGTCTCCGAGCCGGTCAAGCTGTTCGCGGTGATCTACCTGGCCGGCTACCTGGTGCGCCATGGCGAGGCGGCGCGCACCACTTGGGGCGGGGTACTGAAGCCCTTGGCGCTGCTCGGGGTGCTCAGCCTGCTGTTGCTGATGCAGCCCGACTTCGGCGCCGCGGCGGTGATGCTGGTGACCGCGCTGGGGGTGCTGTTCCTGGCCGGCGCGCGCCTGCTGCACTTCGGCGCACTGCTGCTCGCCCTGGGCGCGGCGCTGGCCGCGCTGGCGATCACCTCCCCGTATCGCCTCGGCCGCCTGACCAGCTTCATGGACCCCTGGGCCGACCCCTTTAACAGCGGCTTCCAGCTCACCCAGGCGCTGATCGCCTTCGGGCGGGGGGAGTGGTTCGGGGTCGGACTCGGCAGCGGCATCCAGAAACTGTTTTATCTACCGGAGGCGCACACGGATTTCCTGTTCGCGGTGCTGGCCGAGGAACTGGGCCTGATCGGCGGCTTGGTGGTGGTGACGCTGTTCGCGCTGCTGATCTGGCGCGCGCTGGTCATCGCGCGCTTGGCCGAGCGCGCGCAGATGGCGTTCGGCGCTTACCTCGCCTACGGGCTGGCGTTGTGGATCGGGCTGCAGGCGTTCATCAACCTCGGCGTGAGCATGGGCGTGCTGCCCACCAAGGGCCTCACGCTGCCGCTGATGAGCTATGGCGGCTCCAGCATGGTGGTCACGCTGGTCGCCCTCGCGTTGTTGCTGCGCGTGGAGTACGAGGCGCGCCATGGCGAGGAGACCCGCGCATGA
- a CDS encoding phospho-N-acetylmuramoyl-pentapeptide-transferase encodes MLYALTQYLAQFHTGFTVFQYLTLRAILGILTALVISLAFGPYMIRRLIRHQIGQNVRDDGPASHLAKAGTPTMGGAMILVAIAVGTLLWADLTSRYTWVVLLTTLAFGVIGWYDDYKKLVLGDSRGLAARYKYLWQSVLGFGAAIILYYTAQTPVETQFIVPFLKHAVIDLGPAFVLLAYLVIVGSSNAVNLTDGLDGLAIMPAVLVAGALGIFAYASGHAHFANYLGIPHVPGVGELVVFCGALVGAGLGFLWFNTYPAQVFMGDMGALALGAALGLVAVATRQELVLLIMGGVFVMETVSVILQVASYKLTGRRIFRMAPLHHHFELKGWPEPRVIVRFWIVTVILVLIGLASLKIR; translated from the coding sequence ATGCTGTACGCACTCACCCAATACCTGGCCCAGTTCCACACCGGCTTCACGGTGTTCCAGTACCTCACGCTGCGCGCCATCCTGGGCATTCTCACCGCGCTGGTCATCTCGCTGGCCTTCGGCCCCTACATGATCCGCCGGCTGATCCGCCATCAGATCGGCCAGAACGTGCGTGACGACGGCCCCGCCAGCCACTTGGCCAAGGCGGGTACGCCCACCATGGGCGGCGCCATGATCCTGGTGGCGATCGCCGTTGGCACGCTGCTGTGGGCCGATCTCACCAGCCGCTACACCTGGGTGGTGCTGCTTACCACCCTGGCGTTCGGCGTGATCGGCTGGTACGACGACTACAAGAAGCTGGTGCTGGGCGACAGCCGCGGCTTGGCCGCGCGCTACAAGTACCTGTGGCAGTCGGTGCTCGGCTTCGGCGCGGCGATCATTCTTTATTACACCGCGCAGACGCCGGTCGAGACCCAGTTCATCGTGCCGTTCCTCAAGCACGCGGTGATCGACCTCGGCCCCGCCTTCGTCCTGCTTGCCTACCTCGTGATCGTCGGCTCCAGCAACGCTGTGAACCTCACCGACGGGCTGGACGGGCTGGCCATCATGCCGGCGGTGCTGGTGGCGGGCGCGCTCGGCATCTTCGCTTATGCCTCCGGGCATGCCCACTTCGCCAACTACCTCGGTATCCCGCACGTGCCGGGGGTGGGTGAGCTGGTGGTGTTCTGCGGCGCGCTGGTCGGCGCGGGGCTCGGTTTTCTGTGGTTCAACACCTACCCGGCGCAGGTATTCATGGGCGACATGGGCGCCCTCGCGCTCGGTGCGGCGCTGGGGCTGGTGGCGGTGGCGACGCGCCAGGAGTTGGTGCTGCTCATCATGGGCGGCGTGTTCGTGATGGAGACCGTGTCGGTCATCCTGCAGGTCGCCTCGTACAAGCTGACCGGGCGGCGCATTTTCCGCATGGCGCCGCTGCACCATCACTTCGAGTTGAAGGGCTGGCCCGAACCGCGGGTCATCGTACGTTTCTGGATCGTCACCGTGATTCTGGTGCTGATCGGCCTGGCGAGTCTGAAGATCCGGTAG
- a CDS encoding UDP-N-acetylmuramoyl-tripeptide--D-alanyl-D-alanine ligase has protein sequence MWNLERAAHVLGAELRGRPEQVFSDVSTDGRRLSAGALFVALRGPRFDAHDYLEQAAAAGAVAAVVERAQDTALAQLVVPDTLKALQTLAQAWREQFSLPLVAITGSNGKTTVKEMTATILARRGAVLYTEGNLNNDIGVPLTLLRLRRTHRYAVIELGANHPGEIARLTRLALPDAALITNAGPAHLEGFGSIEGVAQAKAEIYEGLPARGTAIVNHDDRYSGLWRRLNAGRRMLTFGLNEGADVTASWRAVDEGSRVNLRTPAGHVELTLPLAGRHNVMNMLAATCAALAVGATLDDVRHGLEGLQGVRGRLQQRRGHRGARLIDDTYNANPASLQAALEVLAQRPGRRFLALGDMGELGPEAEALHVQAAQAARNQGVERLYAVGRHTEAAARAFGTGGRHFASVEALAEALRAALAPEVTVLVKGSRSMAMERVVEALLPEGEAR, from the coding sequence ATGTGGAACTTGGAGCGCGCCGCGCATGTGCTGGGGGCCGAGCTGCGCGGTCGGCCCGAGCAGGTGTTCAGCGACGTGAGTACCGACGGTCGCCGGCTCAGCGCGGGCGCGCTGTTCGTCGCGTTGCGCGGCCCGCGCTTCGATGCGCACGACTACCTGGAGCAGGCCGCCGCCGCCGGTGCCGTGGCGGCCGTGGTGGAGCGCGCGCAGGACACCGCGCTCGCCCAGTTGGTGGTGCCCGATACCCTCAAGGCCCTGCAAACGCTGGCGCAGGCCTGGCGCGAGCAATTCAGCCTGCCGCTGGTGGCGATCACCGGCAGCAACGGGAAAACGACGGTCAAGGAGATGACCGCGACCATCCTGGCGCGCCGCGGCGCGGTGCTGTACACCGAGGGCAACCTCAACAACGACATCGGCGTGCCGCTCACGCTGCTGCGCCTGCGGCGCACGCACCGCTACGCGGTGATCGAGCTCGGCGCCAACCACCCCGGCGAGATCGCGCGCCTGACGCGGCTGGCGCTGCCCGACGCCGCGCTGATCACCAACGCCGGCCCCGCGCATCTCGAAGGCTTCGGCAGCATCGAGGGTGTCGCGCAGGCCAAGGCCGAGATCTACGAAGGGCTGCCCGCGCGCGGCACCGCCATCGTCAACCACGACGACCGCTACAGCGGTCTCTGGCGGCGCCTGAACGCCGGGCGGCGCATGCTCACCTTCGGGCTGAACGAGGGCGCCGACGTCACGGCGAGCTGGCGCGCGGTGGATGAGGGCAGCCGCGTCAATCTGCGCACCCCCGCCGGCCACGTGGAGCTGACCCTGCCGCTCGCCGGCCGTCACAACGTGATGAACATGCTGGCGGCGACCTGCGCCGCCCTGGCGGTGGGCGCCACGTTGGACGACGTGCGTCACGGGCTGGAGGGCCTGCAGGGCGTGCGTGGGCGCCTGCAGCAGCGCCGCGGTCACCGCGGCGCACGGCTCATCGACGACACCTACAACGCCAATCCCGCCTCGCTGCAGGCGGCGCTGGAGGTCCTGGCGCAGCGGCCCGGGCGCCGGTTCCTGGCCCTCGGCGACATGGGCGAACTCGGCCCCGAGGCTGAGGCGCTGCACGTGCAGGCCGCGCAGGCCGCGCGCAACCAGGGCGTGGAGCGCCTGTACGCGGTGGGACGCCACACCGAAGCGGCGGCACGCGCGTTCGGCACCGGCGGGCGGCACTTCGCCAGCGTGGAAGCGCTCGCCGAGGCACTGCGCGCCGCGCTGGCGCCGGAGGTCACGGTGTTGGTGAAGGGTTCGCGCAGCATGGCCATGGAGCGTGTGGTCGAGGCGCTGTTGCCCGAGGGGGAGGCGCGCTGA
- a CDS encoding UDP-N-acetylmuramoyl-L-alanyl-D-glutamate--2,6-diaminopimelate ligase, producing MSALARRHPGRPLAELLAGLASVDAAWNRDIKGLALDHRQLRRDELFVALAGRRVHGKAFISAAVEAGAAAVVWEPEGDAHELPTLWRGVPCIPVPALSQHAGTIAARFHHDPSAALQVVGVTGTNGKTSTAHFIAQALAGEQPCGVLGTIGSGLYGALGAASHTTPDALAVQAALAGFRDAGAPAAVMEVSSHGLDQGRVNAVHFHTAVFTNLSRDHLDYHGDMDRYAAAKARLFATPGLRAAVINMDDAHGRAYAAGLAPDVRLIAYGTQPTQLGAGGDFILAHRVEPRPAGLRLQLESSWGSAELEAAVFGRFNAGNLLAALGALVSLGVPFREAVARLAATHGVPGRTERFEAAGRPAVVVDYAHTPDALEQVLRALREHCGGRLWCVFGCGGERDRGKRAPMGRAAERLADHVVITDDNPRGEDPYQIIEDILTGIDKPDAVYVRRDRPSAIAHAVGCAKPADLVLVAGKGHETYQQIREACLPYSDREWVARLLQGEGAQL from the coding sequence ATGAGTGCATTGGCACGCCGTCACCCCGGGCGCCCGCTGGCGGAGCTGCTGGCGGGGCTGGCATCCGTGGATGCGGCCTGGAACCGCGACATCAAGGGCCTGGCGCTCGACCATCGGCAGCTGCGCCGGGACGAGCTGTTTGTCGCGCTCGCCGGCCGGCGGGTGCACGGCAAGGCCTTTATCTCGGCCGCCGTGGAGGCCGGTGCCGCCGCGGTGGTGTGGGAGCCGGAGGGCGACGCGCACGAACTGCCCACGCTGTGGCGCGGGGTGCCGTGCATTCCGGTCCCGGCGCTGTCGCAGCATGCCGGCACGATAGCGGCCCGCTTCCATCATGACCCGTCGGCCGCGCTGCAGGTGGTGGGCGTGACCGGCACCAACGGCAAGACCTCGACCGCCCATTTCATCGCGCAGGCGCTCGCCGGCGAACAGCCCTGCGGGGTGCTGGGCACGATCGGCAGCGGGCTGTACGGCGCGCTCGGCGCGGCGAGCCACACCACCCCCGACGCCCTGGCCGTGCAGGCCGCCCTGGCGGGGTTTCGCGACGCGGGGGCACCGGCCGCGGTGATGGAGGTCTCCTCGCACGGTTTGGACCAGGGGCGCGTGAACGCGGTGCACTTCCATACCGCGGTGTTCACCAACCTCTCGCGCGACCACCTCGATTACCACGGTGACATGGACCGCTACGCCGCGGCCAAGGCGCGCCTGTTCGCCACGCCGGGGCTGCGCGCGGCGGTGATCAATATGGACGATGCCCACGGCCGCGCCTATGCGGCGGGCCTCGCCCCCGACGTGCGCCTGATCGCCTACGGGACGCAGCCGACCCAGCTCGGGGCGGGCGGCGACTTCATCCTCGCCCACCGCGTCGAGCCGCGCCCCGCCGGCCTGCGCCTGCAGCTGGAGAGCAGCTGGGGCAGTGCCGAGCTCGAGGCGGCGGTGTTCGGCCGCTTCAACGCCGGCAATCTGCTGGCGGCGCTCGGCGCCCTGGTGTCGCTGGGGGTGCCCTTCCGCGAGGCGGTGGCGCGCTTGGCCGCAACGCATGGCGTGCCGGGGCGCACCGAGCGCTTCGAGGCCGCCGGCCGTCCCGCGGTGGTGGTGGACTACGCGCATACGCCGGATGCCCTCGAACAGGTGCTGCGCGCCCTGCGCGAGCATTGCGGCGGGCGGCTGTGGTGCGTGTTCGGCTGCGGCGGCGAGCGCGACCGGGGCAAGCGCGCCCCCATGGGCCGTGCTGCCGAGCGCCTGGCGGACCACGTCGTGATCACCGACGACAACCCGCGCGGCGAGGATCCGTATCAGATCATCGAAGACATCCTGACCGGCATCGACAAGCCGGACGCCGTCTACGTGCGGCGCGACCGCCCCAGCGCCATCGCGCACGCCGTCGGCTGCGCCAAACCCGCCGACCTGGTGCTCGTGGCCGGCAAGGGTCACGAGACCTATCAGCAGATCCGCGAGGCCTGCCTGCCGTACAGCGATCGCGAATGGGTCGCCCGCCTGCTGCAAGGCGAGGGGGCGCAGCTATGA
- a CDS encoding penicillin-binding protein 2: protein MTSRQPTPAPASTLRLGLVYVLLLAGAGVLLWRMVDLHVFNHEFLRGEGEARHLRVVSVPAHRGMITDRYGEPLAISTPVDAVWANPQALLAARERLPELAQVLDLDPQRLAQQVEARHDRQFMYLRRQLPPEVAARATALGLPGVALQREYRRYYPGGPVTAHVLGFTNIDDVGQEGIELAYEQWLRGTAGSKRVIRDRLGRIVENVESIREPRPGKDLALTLDRRLQYLAHRALESAVQEHQAVAGSVVILDARTAEVLAMVNQPSYNPNNRRDLGSERLRNRAVTDAFEPGSTVKPFTVAAALEAGTISPDSRINTAPGVLRVGRATVRDIRNYGVIDAAALVQKSSNVGASKLALGMPPDALWGMYSRLGFGEPSGSGFPGEAAGQLVFQSRWSDVERATLSFGYGLSVNALQLAQGYLALAGDGSWLPATFITGNGREREILRRQAMAPHTAQLVRAMLEGAVHDQGGTATLARVRGYRVAGKTGTAKKAQPGGYAEDRYVSLFAGFAPVSDPRLVMVVMIDEPRGDEYYGGRVAAPVFGTVMADALRLLDVPPDDLPSLGGRVMAQTDPSVRAARLPQENKR, encoded by the coding sequence ATGACTAGCCGCCAGCCCACGCCCGCCCCCGCCTCGACGCTCCGCCTCGGCCTGGTCTATGTCCTGCTGCTGGCGGGGGCCGGCGTGTTGCTGTGGCGCATGGTCGATCTGCACGTGTTCAATCACGAGTTTCTGCGCGGGGAGGGCGAGGCGCGCCACCTGCGGGTGGTGTCGGTGCCGGCGCACCGCGGCATGATCACCGACCGTTACGGCGAACCGCTGGCCATCAGTACGCCGGTCGACGCCGTGTGGGCCAACCCGCAGGCGCTGCTCGCCGCGCGCGAGCGTCTGCCGGAGCTGGCGCAGGTCCTGGACCTCGACCCCCAGCGCTTGGCGCAGCAGGTGGAGGCCCGCCACGATCGCCAGTTCATGTACCTGCGTCGTCAGCTCCCCCCGGAGGTGGCGGCGCGCGCCACCGCGCTGGGGCTGCCGGGCGTGGCGCTGCAGCGCGAGTACCGCCGCTACTACCCGGGCGGGCCGGTCACCGCGCACGTGCTCGGCTTCACCAACATCGACGACGTGGGTCAGGAGGGCATCGAGCTCGCCTACGAGCAGTGGCTGCGCGGCACCGCCGGCAGTAAGCGCGTGATCCGCGACCGCCTCGGCCGCATCGTGGAGAACGTGGAGAGCATTCGCGAGCCGCGCCCGGGCAAGGACCTCGCGCTCACCCTGGACCGGCGGCTGCAGTACCTCGCCCACCGGGCGCTGGAGAGCGCAGTGCAGGAACATCAGGCGGTGGCGGGCTCCGTGGTGATCCTCGATGCGCGCACGGCCGAGGTGCTGGCCATGGTCAACCAGCCCAGCTACAACCCCAACAACCGGCGCGATCTCGGGTCCGAGCGGCTGCGCAACCGGGCGGTGACCGACGCCTTCGAGCCGGGCTCGACCGTGAAGCCATTCACGGTGGCCGCCGCCCTGGAGGCGGGCACCATCTCACCCGACAGTCGCATCAACACCGCCCCCGGCGTGCTCCGAGTGGGACGGGCGACCGTGCGCGACATCCGCAACTATGGCGTCATAGACGCCGCGGCATTGGTGCAGAAATCCAGCAACGTCGGCGCCAGCAAACTGGCTCTCGGCATGCCGCCCGACGCGTTGTGGGGGATGTACAGCCGGTTGGGGTTCGGTGAGCCCAGCGGCAGCGGCTTCCCCGGCGAGGCGGCGGGTCAGCTGGTGTTCCAAAGCCGCTGGAGTGACGTGGAGCGCGCCACGCTGTCGTTCGGTTACGGCCTCTCGGTGAACGCCCTGCAATTGGCGCAGGGTTACCTGGCCCTGGCCGGCGATGGCTCGTGGCTGCCTGCCACGTTCATTACGGGCAACGGACGCGAGCGGGAGATCCTGCGCCGTCAGGCCATGGCCCCCCATACCGCGCAGCTGGTGCGCGCGATGCTGGAGGGCGCGGTGCACGATCAAGGCGGCACCGCGACCTTGGCGCGCGTGCGCGGCTACCGCGTGGCGGGCAAGACCGGCACGGCCAAGAAGGCCCAGCCGGGCGGCTATGCGGAAGACCGCTACGTGTCATTGTTCGCCGGTTTCGCGCCGGTGAGCGATCCGCGGCTCGTAATGGTGGTGATGATCGATGAGCCGCGCGGCGACGAGTACTACGGGGGCCGGGTGGCGGCCCCCGTGTTCGGAACGGTGATGGCCGACGCCCTGCGCCTGCTGGACGTGCCGCCCGACGACCTGCCCTCGCTGGGCGGGCGTGTGATGGCTCAGACCGACCCCTCGGTCCGAGCCGCGCGGCTCCCACAGGAGAACAAGCGATGA
- the ftsL gene encoding cell division protein FtsL, which yields MRAYLVPLILLLAVLASAVGVVVSKHESRKLFVELQGLQGQRDAMQIEWGQLQLEQSTWATHGRVERLAAGELGMALPPTDDVVILAHD from the coding sequence ATGCGCGCCTACCTCGTCCCCCTGATCCTGCTGCTCGCGGTGCTCGCCTCCGCGGTCGGCGTCGTGGTGTCCAAGCACGAGAGCCGCAAGCTGTTCGTGGAGTTGCAGGGACTGCAGGGTCAGCGCGACGCGATGCAGATCGAGTGGGGTCAGCTGCAGCTCGAGCAGAGCACCTGGGCAACGCACGGGCGCGTGGAGCGCCTGGCCGCCGGGGAGCTGGGTATGGCGCTGCCGCCGACCGACGACGTGGTCATCCTCGCCCATGACTAG
- the rsmH gene encoding 16S rRNA (cytosine(1402)-N(4))-methyltransferase RsmH: MTTTLTHRPVLLEEVLEALSVHAQGIYIDGTYGRGGHAREVLRRLGPDGRLLAVDKDPAAVAAARAEWDGDARVAVEQGSFADIARYVAARGWQGKVTGVLLDLGVSSPQLDDAQRGFSFRAEGPLDMRMNPDVGQSAAAWLNTAEQAEIARVLREYGEERYAGRIARAIVQRRAEQPLATTRELAALVAAAVPTRERSKDPATRTFQALRIQVNGELADLETFLRHVLEVLAPGGRLAVISFHSLEDRLVKRFLQDEARGDHFPPDLPVPASALQPRVRLLGRAQRARDAEVRDNPRARSAVLRVAEKL, translated from the coding sequence ATGACGACAACACTGACGCACCGTCCGGTTTTGCTGGAAGAGGTGCTGGAGGCGCTCAGCGTGCATGCGCAGGGCATCTACATCGACGGCACCTATGGCCGCGGCGGTCACGCGCGCGAAGTGCTGCGGCGCCTCGGTCCCGACGGACGCCTGCTCGCGGTCGACAAGGATCCGGCGGCGGTGGCCGCGGCACGCGCCGAATGGGATGGCGATGCGCGGGTCGCGGTGGAGCAGGGCAGCTTCGCCGACATCGCGCGTTATGTCGCGGCGCGCGGCTGGCAGGGCAAGGTGACCGGCGTGTTGTTGGATCTCGGCGTCTCTTCGCCCCAGCTCGACGATGCCCAGCGCGGCTTCAGCTTCCGCGCCGAGGGCCCGCTCGACATGCGCATGAATCCGGACGTCGGCCAAAGCGCCGCCGCGTGGCTCAACACCGCCGAGCAGGCCGAGATCGCGCGCGTGCTGCGCGAGTATGGCGAGGAGCGCTATGCCGGCCGCATCGCGCGGGCCATCGTGCAGCGCCGCGCCGAGCAGCCGCTGGCCACCACGCGGGAGCTGGCCGCACTGGTGGCCGCCGCCGTGCCTACCCGCGAACGCAGCAAGGACCCCGCCACACGCACCTTCCAGGCCCTGCGCATCCAGGTGAACGGCGAACTCGCCGACCTCGAGACCTTCCTGCGCCACGTGCTGGAGGTGCTGGCGCCGGGCGGGCGCCTCGCCGTGATCAGCTTCCATTCGCTGGAGGACCGGCTGGTGAAGCGCTTCCTGCAGGACGAGGCGCGCGGCGACCATTTCCCGCCCGACCTGCCGGTGCCGGCCAGCGCCCTGCAGCCGCGGGTGCGCCTCCTTGGCCGCGCCCAGCGCGCGCGCGACGCCGAGGTGCGGGACAACCCCCGCGCCCGCAGCGCGGTGCTGCGCGTGGCGGAGAAGCTGTGA
- the mraZ gene encoding division/cell wall cluster transcriptional repressor MraZ — protein MFRGVNALNLDAKGRLAMPSKYRDRLGDACAGQLVATVSVDGGHCLLLYPLPEFEEIERKLVKLPSLNPQARRLKGLLIGHAAECELDGAGRILVPPGLREYAGLDKRVVLVGLVNKFELWDEQRWNEQRTAWLSEDSEQALPAELETLSI, from the coding sequence GTGTTCCGCGGCGTCAATGCGCTCAATCTCGATGCGAAAGGCCGACTGGCGATGCCGAGCAAGTACCGGGATCGCTTGGGGGACGCGTGCGCCGGCCAGTTGGTGGCCACGGTCAGCGTCGACGGCGGCCACTGCCTGTTGCTCTACCCCCTGCCCGAATTCGAAGAGATCGAGCGCAAGCTGGTGAAGCTGCCGAGCCTCAACCCCCAGGCGCGGCGGCTGAAAGGCCTGTTGATCGGTCATGCGGCCGAGTGCGAGCTGGACGGCGCGGGGCGCATCCTCGTGCCGCCGGGCCTGCGCGAGTATGCCGGCCTCGACAAGCGCGTGGTGCTGGTGGGCCTGGTGAACAAGTTCGAACTCTGGGATGAGCAGCGCTGGAACGAGCAGCGCACGGCCTGGCTGAGCGAGGACTCGGAGCAGGCGCTGCCGGCCGAGCTGGAGACGCTCTCCATCTAA
- the rsmI gene encoding 16S rRNA (cytidine(1402)-2'-O)-methyltransferase has protein sequence MSIEKATLYVVATPLGNLGDISARAREVLAGVDLIAAEDTRHSARLLQHLGVTTRCVPLHEHNERQAVPRLIRHLGEGQALALISDAGTPLVSDPGYALVRAARAAGFTVVPVPGPSALIAALSVAGLPTDRFAFEGFLPPKAGARAAYLAALREEPRTLVFYEAPHRVVDTLAAMREAFGGAREAVVARELTKRYETVRSGTLDALIDWIQGDANQQKGEFVLLVAGAPAPPRRELSAEARRVLEALAAELPVAQAVALAQRITDAPRKALYDAALALKAQ, from the coding sequence ATGTCAATTGAAAAGGCCACGCTTTACGTGGTTGCCACGCCGCTCGGCAACCTGGGCGATATCAGCGCGCGGGCGCGCGAGGTGTTGGCCGGTGTGGACCTGATCGCGGCAGAGGACACGCGTCACAGCGCGCGTTTGCTGCAGCATCTGGGGGTGACCACGCGCTGCGTGCCGCTGCACGAGCACAACGAGCGTCAGGCCGTGCCGCGCCTGATCCGGCATCTGGGGGAGGGGCAGGCGCTGGCGCTGATCTCGGACGCCGGCACGCCCTTGGTGAGCGACCCCGGCTACGCGCTGGTACGCGCGGCGCGTGCAGCGGGCTTTACGGTAGTGCCCGTGCCGGGGCCGAGCGCGCTCATCGCGGCGCTGTCCGTCGCAGGACTGCCCACCGACCGCTTCGCCTTCGAGGGATTCTTGCCTCCCAAGGCAGGCGCGCGGGCGGCCTATCTGGCGGCGTTGCGTGAGGAGCCGCGCACCCTGGTGTTCTACGAGGCGCCGCATCGCGTGGTCGACACCTTGGCGGCGATGCGCGAGGCCTTTGGCGGCGCGCGCGAGGCGGTGGTGGCGCGCGAGTTGACCAAGCGCTACGAGACGGTACGCAGCGGCACCTTGGACGCCTTGATCGACTGGATTCAGGGCGACGCCAATCAGCAGAAGGGCGAGTTCGTGTTGCTGGTGGCCGGCGCGCCGGCGCCCCCGCGCCGCGAGCTGTCCGCCGAGGCGCGCCGCGTCCTGGAGGCGCTGGCCGCGGAGCTGCCGGTGGCGCAGGCGGTGGCCCTCGCGCAGCGCATCACCGACGCGCCGCGCAAGGCGCTCTACGATGCGGCGCTGGCGCTCAAGGCGCAGTGA